In Deltaproteobacteria bacterium, a single window of DNA contains:
- a CDS encoding alpha/beta fold hydrolase, which yields MERKTVNFYSEGTKLEGDLFFPDGYNTSDQRPGIVLCHGFTGLRGGILPDYAKVFAAAGFVALTFDYRGFGGSQGTKWRLIPLEQIDDIRNAITFLQGTQGVDPERIGVWGTSFGGGHAPYVAGIDLRVKAAVGQVGFGDGERLIMDSRGYATRQKLQQRINEDKHQRVREGVGDTSDAIAILNAEQTRAFLEPLLKEYPAMKCDLSWETVEKTLEYKPINVVDKISPRPLLLIGARDDDTCPIEGYRKLYEHAGEPKKLVELPITHYEIYAGKWLDESSRLACEWFTRFLL from the coding sequence ATGGAACGAAAAACAGTAAATTTTTATAGCGAGGGGACCAAACTCGAAGGTGATCTCTTCTTCCCTGACGGTTACAATACAAGTGACCAACGCCCGGGAATCGTCTTGTGTCACGGGTTCACCGGCTTACGCGGTGGCATCTTACCGGATTATGCTAAGGTCTTCGCTGCTGCAGGTTTTGTTGCGCTCACTTTCGACTACCGCGGCTTTGGTGGGAGCCAGGGCACCAAGTGGCGTTTGATCCCGCTGGAACAGATCGACGATATACGCAACGCGATTACCTTCTTGCAAGGAACCCAGGGAGTCGATCCTGAACGGATCGGTGTGTGGGGAACCAGCTTTGGCGGTGGGCATGCTCCCTATGTGGCGGGGATCGATCTGCGAGTGAAAGCTGCGGTAGGTCAGGTAGGGTTCGGAGACGGTGAACGTCTGATTATGGATTCACGTGGCTATGCTACCCGGCAGAAGTTGCAGCAGAGGATCAACGAAGACAAACATCAACGGGTGCGTGAAGGCGTCGGTGACACCTCCGATGCAATTGCGATCCTGAATGCAGAACAAACTCGCGCATTCTTGGAACCGTTGCTCAAAGAGTACCCTGCTATGAAATGTGATTTATCATGGGAAACGGTGGAGAAGACACTGGAGTACAAGCCGATCAACGTCGTCGATAAGATCTCGCCACGACCATTGCTACTTATCGGTGCACGTGACGACGACACCTGTCCGATTGAAGGCTATCGCAAACTCTACGAACACGCTGGAGAGCCGAAGAAACTCGTTGAGCTGCCTATCACACACTATGAGATTTATGCTGGCAAGTGGCTCGATGAATCGTCGCGTCTAGCGTGTGAGTGGTTCACACGGTTTTTGCTGTAA
- a CDS encoding nuclear transport factor 2 family protein, whose translation MALNLEDIELIKQLKARYFRLMDQKQWHAWNSVFTDDVTAVYQGVPGVDAGTGLTELRCTGRTEVVGKVSGFLSRGVSIHHGHMPEIELTSATTARGIWPMMDYLYLPEFTFKGYGHYDEDYVKENGQWKIKRILLTRLHCDLEWKK comes from the coding sequence ATGGCGCTCAATTTAGAAGACATCGAACTGATCAAACAACTCAAGGCTCGCTACTTTCGCCTTATGGATCAAAAACAATGGCATGCGTGGAACTCGGTGTTCACTGATGATGTCACGGCCGTTTACCAAGGCGTGCCAGGCGTGGACGCGGGAACTGGACTGACAGAACTGCGCTGTACTGGACGAACGGAAGTTGTTGGAAAAGTGAGTGGCTTTCTGTCGCGAGGGGTTTCAATCCATCATGGTCATATGCCAGAGATCGAACTGACCAGTGCAACCACAGCACGAGGTATCTGGCCAATGATGGACTATCTCTACTTGCCAGAGTTCACCTTCAAGGGATACGGCCACTATGACGAAGATTACGTCAAGGAAAATGGACAGTGGAAGATTAAGCGGATCTTGTTGACACGCTTGCATTGTGATCTGGAGTGGAAAAAGTAA
- a CDS encoding glutathione S-transferase family protein, protein MTVDLLRAYMPAINSAVYRGADMATALILHHYDFSSYSEKVRLVLGLKELTWRSVEISPVLPKPDYMPLTGGYRRAPSLQIGADVFCDSKRIIEELERRFPEPSVYPGPDVALQRISIMTLEYWADSIFTRNSINYTSCVNPEAPRFTPEFLADRAALLHKPEPGLAHRRGAAHKNLAQLRPQLEWISDVLRDGRPYVWGEKMSLADCVVYHPLWVMDQLAYQRVPWIAPHVRAWMDRIAARGHGTSTPMTAQEALAVAAAAEPEPPRPSEVLEGDPALGEVITITPLDYGRDNPSVGQLVSIDTHRVALQHSDERTGLVTTHFPRFGYSVRVAPR, encoded by the coding sequence ATGACGGTTGACCTGCTAAGAGCGTACATGCCAGCAATAAACTCGGCAGTTTACAGAGGAGCAGACATGGCAACGGCACTGATTCTCCATCACTACGATTTCTCCAGTTATTCCGAAAAAGTTCGTCTCGTTCTGGGCCTCAAGGAATTAACCTGGCGATCAGTAGAAATCTCGCCAGTCTTACCGAAGCCGGATTACATGCCCCTCACGGGTGGTTATCGCCGGGCACCGTCACTCCAGATTGGCGCCGATGTGTTCTGTGACTCCAAGCGGATAATTGAAGAACTGGAACGTCGTTTTCCTGAGCCGTCCGTGTATCCAGGTCCGGATGTCGCCCTGCAGCGAATCTCGATCATGACTTTAGAATACTGGGCTGACTCGATTTTTACGCGGAACAGCATCAACTACACGTCGTGTGTGAACCCCGAAGCGCCTCGCTTTACGCCAGAGTTTCTTGCCGATCGTGCAGCTCTCCTCCATAAACCTGAACCTGGTCTTGCGCATCGTCGTGGGGCTGCGCACAAAAATCTCGCGCAATTACGTCCGCAGCTTGAGTGGATCAGTGACGTACTCCGCGATGGGCGACCATACGTATGGGGTGAGAAAATGTCACTGGCTGATTGCGTGGTCTACCATCCACTGTGGGTGATGGATCAACTGGCGTATCAGCGCGTTCCGTGGATTGCACCACATGTCCGAGCCTGGATGGATCGTATTGCTGCGCGGGGGCATGGAACGTCTACCCCGATGACAGCACAGGAGGCGCTCGCCGTTGCTGCTGCTGCCGAGCCAGAGCCACCGCGACCAAGCGAGGTTTTAGAGGGAGATCCAGCGCTTGGGGAAGTGATTACTATCACTCCACTTGATTATGGGCGCGACAATCCGAGTGTCGGTCAATTGGTTTCGATCGACACGCATCGGGTCGCGTTGCAGCACAGCGATGAACGCACCGGCCTCGTCACTACACACTTTCCGCGCTTTGGCTACAGCGTGCGGGTGGCGCCGAGGTGA
- a CDS encoding Uma2 family endonuclease, which produces MNTARRQATYEDLLKVPDILVAEILDGELFTSPRPAFPHAQAPSALRGALDPFDRRIGGPGSPGGWWILFEPELHLGPDVLVPDLAGWRREQVPVLPNVAYFDVAPDWVCEIVSPSTARVDRVRKVPAYARAGVSHLWLIDPLQQVLEVFRLEDRRWVLMSTHGSTETVRVEPFDALELDMSRWWLESESEQR; this is translated from the coding sequence ATGAATACTGCACGACGTCAGGCGACTTACGAAGACTTGCTCAAGGTTCCTGACATCCTCGTTGCTGAGATCTTGGACGGGGAGTTGTTCACCTCCCCACGCCCTGCATTCCCTCATGCACAGGCCCCGTCTGCCCTTCGGGGAGCACTTGATCCTTTCGATCGAAGGATTGGGGGTCCTGGAAGCCCTGGCGGTTGGTGGATTCTCTTTGAGCCAGAATTACACCTCGGGCCAGATGTTCTCGTTCCTGATCTTGCTGGCTGGCGGCGAGAGCAGGTGCCGGTTCTCCCAAATGTTGCTTATTTCGATGTTGCACCCGACTGGGTTTGTGAAATTGTTTCGCCGTCGACTGCGCGTGTCGATAGAGTGCGTAAAGTCCCAGCCTATGCACGTGCAGGAGTGAGTCACTTGTGGTTAATTGATCCTCTTCAACAAGTTCTGGAAGTGTTCCGGTTGGAGGACCGGCGCTGGGTCTTAATGAGTACACATGGTAGTACAGAAACAGTGCGTGTTGAACCATTCGATGCGCTCGAACTAGACATGAGCCGTTGGTGGTTGGAGTCCGAGTCGGAGCAGCGATAA
- a CDS encoding zinc-binding dehydrogenase produces MKAMRAQQFGGPEQLRLEDAPEPQPQTGQAMIRVRAAGINPADLVRLSGRLGNLPLPYIPGTDVCGEVEAIGAGVTHLKKGDRVFGRALTGGYAEKTCLAASETFPLPANLSFPEGAAIPIPFYTAYRALHHKAALKAGETVLISAGGGGVGVAAIQLAKLAGARVITTVGSADKAARTKELGADVAINYKTQDFAAEVQKLTDGKGVEVILENVASDNLAKDLVIAAKDSRIIIIGTGTAKGPEGQFAIMHSLMKDVNILGMSLVNAGPYIAEMANALTPMFTAGKLKAVVSKTYPLAEAQTALADLVAGRVFGKLALTP; encoded by the coding sequence ATGAAAGCGATGCGCGCGCAGCAGTTTGGTGGACCTGAACAGTTACGACTTGAAGATGCGCCCGAACCACAACCGCAGACAGGCCAGGCCATGATTCGAGTTCGTGCTGCAGGCATTAACCCTGCAGACTTGGTTCGTCTCTCTGGTCGTCTTGGCAATCTGCCCCTGCCGTACATCCCCGGCACCGATGTGTGTGGTGAAGTGGAAGCCATAGGCGCAGGAGTCACCCACCTAAAGAAAGGCGATCGTGTCTTCGGTCGTGCCCTCACAGGTGGTTATGCTGAGAAGACCTGCCTGGCAGCAAGCGAAACGTTTCCACTGCCAGCGAATCTGTCGTTTCCCGAAGGTGCGGCGATTCCGATTCCTTTCTATACCGCGTATCGCGCACTGCACCACAAAGCCGCACTGAAAGCGGGGGAAACGGTACTAATTTCGGCTGGTGGCGGTGGGGTGGGAGTAGCGGCTATTCAACTAGCTAAACTTGCTGGTGCGCGAGTGATTACCACCGTTGGTTCTGCCGATAAAGCCGCGCGTACGAAAGAACTGGGTGCCGATGTCGCAATCAATTACAAAACCCAAGATTTTGCCGCTGAAGTGCAAAAACTCACAGATGGTAAAGGCGTCGAGGTTATCCTTGAGAATGTCGCGTCGGACAATTTAGCGAAAGACTTGGTAATCGCCGCGAAGGATAGTCGGATCATCATCATCGGAACTGGCACCGCCAAAGGACCAGAGGGGCAGTTCGCCATCATGCATTCATTGATGAAGGACGTGAATATTCTTGGAATGAGCCTGGTGAATGCCGGGCCCTATATTGCAGAAATGGCGAATGCGCTGACTCCGATGTTTACAGCAGGCAAACTCAAAGCTGTAGTCAGTAAGACCTATCCATTGGCAGAAGCGCAAACGGCATTGGCGGATCTTGTCGCTGGGCGGGTGTTCGGCAAGTTAGCGTTGACTCCGTAG
- a CDS encoding cobalamin-binding protein, producing the protein MMSSAQRVVSLLPSGTEILCALGLRDRLVGVSHECDYPTDVAGLPVLTEPKLNPHATSGDIESRMRELVQEGLAIYRIKTDVLHSLQPDLIITQDQCEVCAVPLREVEEAVRCVLSSAVQVTSLKPQQLRDIWEDIRQVASATGREDAGEELLKSLKRRLWKLEQKIRHLPRPRVACIEWLDPLIAAGNWVPELINIAGGKYELAEVGEHSAKLTWERMVEYQPDVIVLMPCGFKISQTQVELPTFTAQPQWQALPAVQQNKVFVVDGNAYLNRSGPRIVDSAEILAEILHPEECAGLAPVGAYIQV; encoded by the coding sequence ATTATGAGCTCTGCACAACGTGTTGTTTCTTTGCTCCCCAGCGGTACGGAAATTCTCTGCGCTCTTGGCCTACGAGACCGCCTGGTCGGTGTGTCGCACGAGTGTGATTATCCTACTGATGTCGCTGGCTTACCGGTGCTGACCGAGCCAAAACTCAATCCTCACGCGACAAGTGGGGATATTGAGTCGCGTATGCGTGAACTCGTGCAGGAAGGATTGGCGATTTATCGGATCAAGACGGACGTGCTGCACTCGCTGCAACCTGATCTGATTATTACGCAAGATCAATGTGAAGTGTGTGCCGTACCCCTTCGTGAAGTCGAAGAAGCCGTACGATGCGTACTTTCATCGGCAGTGCAAGTCACTTCGCTGAAACCGCAACAGTTACGCGACATCTGGGAGGATATTCGCCAAGTTGCGAGTGCCACTGGCAGAGAAGATGCCGGCGAAGAACTCCTGAAAAGCCTGAAACGACGCTTATGGAAGCTGGAACAGAAGATTCGTCATCTGCCACGCCCACGTGTCGCCTGCATCGAATGGCTTGATCCCCTCATTGCTGCAGGGAATTGGGTTCCCGAGCTTATCAACATCGCTGGTGGCAAATATGAACTGGCCGAAGTCGGTGAGCATAGCGCGAAACTCACGTGGGAACGCATGGTGGAGTACCAACCCGATGTGATTGTCTTGATGCCGTGTGGTTTCAAAATTTCTCAGACTCAAGTTGAACTGCCGACCTTCACCGCTCAGCCACAATGGCAGGCGCTTCCCGCTGTACAACAGAACAAAGTGTTCGTTGTTGATGGCAACGCGTATTTGAACCGTTCTGGGCCGCGGATTGTCGACAGTGCAGAAATTTTAGCAGAAATTCTTCACCCCGAGGAATGCGCCGGCTTGGCACCGGTGGGTGCATATATACAGGTGTAG
- a CDS encoding cytoplasmic protein, with translation MLRKETPTVATKPSFEQLEASLLFCPQCRQAMPVRKKLLLILMEGNKFEYVCTKCGSTCGEKVEADEKKPRLLM, from the coding sequence ATTCTAAGGAAGGAGACTCCTACGGTGGCAACCAAGCCTAGCTTTGAGCAGCTTGAAGCATCATTGTTATTCTGCCCTCAGTGTCGGCAGGCGATGCCGGTGCGTAAAAAGCTGCTCTTGATTCTCATGGAAGGAAATAAGTTCGAGTATGTGTGCACGAAATGTGGATCAACCTGTGGCGAGAAAGTTGAAGCTGACGAAAAGAAGCCACGCCTATTGATGTGA